A region from the Streptomyces sp. 3214.6 genome encodes:
- the thpR gene encoding RNA 2',3'-cyclic phosphodiesterase, with amino-acid sequence MRLFAAVLPPEDVARELADEVAELRRLPGAEGLRWTGRPGWHFTLAFYGEVDDDVVAELSARLERAAHRSAPFPLALRGGGQFGHGRALWTGATGDVPALRLLADRAEAAARKAGVEMGEHRRYKAHLTLARSRDAVDARPYVEALGAFEGRTWTVEELVLVRSSLPKSGVPGEQPRYEPVGRWALGGAG; translated from the coding sequence ATGAGACTCTTCGCCGCCGTGCTGCCCCCGGAGGACGTCGCCCGTGAACTCGCCGACGAGGTGGCCGAGTTGCGCAGGCTGCCCGGCGCGGAGGGGCTGCGTTGGACGGGCCGCCCCGGCTGGCACTTCACCCTCGCCTTCTACGGCGAGGTCGACGACGACGTCGTAGCGGAGCTGTCGGCGCGGCTGGAGCGGGCCGCGCACCGCAGCGCGCCGTTTCCGCTGGCGCTGCGCGGCGGGGGACAGTTCGGGCACGGGCGGGCGCTGTGGACGGGGGCGACCGGGGACGTGCCGGCCCTTCGTCTGCTCGCCGACCGGGCGGAGGCGGCGGCGCGCAAGGCGGGCGTGGAGATGGGCGAACACCGCCGCTACAAGGCCCACCTGACGCTGGCCCGCAGCCGGGACGCGGTGGACGCGCGGCCCTACGTCGAGGCGCTGGGCGCCTTCGAGGGCCGTACCTGGACGGTGGAGGAGCTGGTGCTGGTGCGCAGCAGCCTGCCGAAGTCCGGGGTCCCGGGGGAGCAGCCGCGTTACGAGCCGGTCGGCCGCTGGGCTCTGGGCGGGGCCGGTTAG
- a CDS encoding aldo/keto reductase gives MKYTQLGRTGLKVGRLVLGTMNFGPQTDEADSHAIMDAALDAGINLFDTANVYGWGENKGRTEEIIGNWFAKGGERRDKVVLATKVYGNMAAEGDAWPNHDKLSAVNIRRAVDASLKRLRTDHIDLYQFHHIDRATPFEEIWQAIDVLVQQGKILYAGSSNFPGYKIAQANEVAARRGSFGLVSEQCLYNLFERRAEMEVLPAAREYGLGVIPWSPLQGGLLGGVIKKEVEGGRRASGRTADTLADPTVRTRIQAYEDLLEKHGVEPGEAALAWLLTRPGVTGPIVGPRTAEQLDSAVRAVELELSEELLSGLNEIFPGPGPSPEAFAW, from the coding sequence ATGAAGTACACGCAGCTCGGACGCACCGGACTCAAGGTCGGCCGCCTCGTCCTCGGCACGATGAACTTCGGCCCGCAGACCGACGAAGCCGACAGCCACGCGATCATGGACGCGGCGCTGGACGCCGGCATCAACCTCTTCGACACCGCGAACGTGTACGGCTGGGGTGAGAACAAGGGCCGTACCGAGGAGATCATCGGGAACTGGTTCGCGAAGGGCGGCGAGCGGCGCGACAAGGTCGTCCTCGCCACCAAGGTGTACGGCAACATGGCCGCCGAGGGCGACGCCTGGCCGAACCACGACAAGCTCTCCGCCGTCAACATCCGACGCGCCGTCGACGCCAGCCTCAAGCGGCTGCGGACGGACCACATCGATCTCTACCAGTTCCACCACATCGACCGCGCCACTCCCTTCGAGGAGATCTGGCAGGCCATCGACGTGCTGGTCCAGCAGGGGAAGATCCTCTACGCCGGATCGTCCAACTTCCCGGGCTACAAGATCGCCCAGGCCAACGAGGTCGCGGCCAGGCGCGGGTCGTTCGGGCTCGTCAGCGAGCAGTGCCTCTACAACCTCTTCGAGCGCCGCGCCGAGATGGAGGTCCTCCCGGCCGCGCGGGAGTACGGCCTCGGGGTCATCCCCTGGTCGCCGCTGCAGGGCGGTCTGCTCGGCGGCGTCATCAAGAAGGAGGTCGAGGGCGGGCGCCGGGCGAGCGGCCGGACCGCCGACACCCTCGCCGACCCCACCGTACGCACCCGGATCCAGGCGTACGAGGACCTTCTCGAGAAGCACGGCGTCGAGCCCGGCGAGGCCGCACTGGCCTGGCTGCTCACCCGGCCCGGCGTGACCGGCCCGATCGTCGGCCCGCGCACCGCCGAGCAGCTCGACTCCGCCGTGCGCGCGGTCGAGCTGGAGCTGAGCGAGGAGCTGCTGTCCGGCCTGAACGAGATCTTCCCGGGGCCGGGCCCGTCCCCGGAGGCCTTCGCCTGGTAG
- a CDS encoding GDSL-type esterase/lipase family protein: MLRFMPVGDSMTIGSTGDHTWRYRLWRHLCGTYGGPFTLVGPRETLYDKATDTPTSYAYAEPDFPRGHLAGWGEGWQHMVPLIGEAVRRSKADVLLVSLGLIDLGFYTNAEQTAANARAFVAEARAARPRIRMVWLPVIPNIRAANDEPFATEVTLFNELLAKTAADLDEPASPILLASIPQTWDIDTDTYDGTHPNAAGEHQLASAFAEAMYQGWELGGEYERSS, translated from the coding sequence ATGCTCAGGTTCATGCCCGTAGGCGACTCGATGACGATCGGCAGCACGGGCGACCACACCTGGCGCTACCGCCTGTGGCGACACCTGTGCGGGACGTACGGGGGCCCGTTCACCCTCGTCGGCCCTCGCGAGACCCTCTACGACAAGGCGACGGACACCCCGACGTCGTACGCGTACGCCGAACCCGACTTCCCCCGCGGCCACCTGGCCGGCTGGGGCGAGGGCTGGCAGCACATGGTCCCGCTGATCGGCGAGGCGGTACGCCGGTCGAAGGCGGACGTCCTGCTGGTGTCGCTGGGCCTGATCGACCTGGGCTTCTACACGAACGCCGAGCAGACCGCGGCCAACGCCCGCGCCTTCGTGGCCGAGGCCCGGGCGGCGAGGCCCCGGATACGGATGGTGTGGCTCCCGGTGATCCCGAACATCCGCGCCGCGAACGACGAACCCTTCGCCACCGAGGTCACCCTCTTCAACGAGCTCCTGGCGAAGACGGCCGCCGATCTGGACGAACCGGCCTCCCCGATCCTCCTGGCGTCGATCCCGCAAACCTGGGACATCGACACCGACACCTACGACGGCACCCACCCCAACGCAGCCGGCGAACACCAACTGGCGTCCGCCTTCGCTGAGGCGATGTACCAGGGGTGGGAACTGGGCGGGGAGTACGAGCGCTCCTCGTGA
- a CDS encoding nuclear transport factor 2 family protein, with translation MPPTASVRRALVAVVASAAVLGAAAVPAVAAPHTASTGHGGHDSHAGYAGYGDSARLGYQKAVVAAVLKGVFERGDTQVVDRFVRPDYIQHNPLAPDGAETLKNLAVSVHQQFPDAKYDIRRVISEGDLVLVHSNVVLAPGTRGSAVFDIFRFQGGRIAEHWDAGQNVPETTANGNDMFSTVSRPRTESPGPRWLTAYNKKLVTAAVERLLVRKDLSALDMYWGTEYHQHNPNIADGVAGAKAGLGAYFKAFPQLSVSPKRIVAEGDLVAVHSHYVNAPGERGQAVVDLFRVRNGKIVEHWDVLQDVPATSANDNTMF, from the coding sequence ATGCCTCCCACCGCCTCAGTCCGCAGGGCGCTTGTCGCCGTCGTCGCCTCCGCCGCCGTGCTGGGCGCCGCCGCCGTCCCGGCCGTCGCGGCACCGCACACCGCCTCCACCGGACACGGCGGTCACGACAGTCACGCCGGATACGCCGGGTACGGCGATTCCGCCCGCCTGGGCTATCAGAAGGCCGTTGTCGCCGCTGTCCTCAAGGGGGTGTTCGAGCGCGGCGACACCCAGGTCGTGGACCGCTTCGTACGACCGGACTACATCCAGCACAACCCGTTGGCGCCGGACGGCGCGGAGACCCTGAAGAACCTGGCCGTCTCGGTGCACCAGCAGTTCCCCGACGCCAAGTACGACATCAGGCGGGTCATCTCCGAGGGCGACCTCGTCCTCGTGCACTCCAACGTCGTCCTGGCGCCGGGCACCCGGGGCTCGGCCGTCTTCGACATCTTCCGCTTCCAGGGCGGGAGGATCGCCGAGCACTGGGACGCCGGACAGAACGTGCCCGAGACCACGGCCAACGGCAACGACATGTTCTCGACGGTGAGTCGGCCGCGGACGGAGTCCCCGGGCCCGCGATGGCTGACGGCGTACAACAAGAAGCTGGTGACCGCGGCCGTCGAGCGACTGCTCGTGCGCAAGGACCTGTCGGCGCTCGACATGTACTGGGGGACCGAGTACCACCAGCACAACCCGAACATCGCGGACGGCGTCGCCGGCGCGAAGGCGGGGCTGGGCGCGTACTTCAAGGCGTTCCCCCAGCTCTCCGTCTCACCGAAGCGGATCGTCGCCGAGGGGGATCTGGTCGCCGTCCACAGCCACTATGTGAACGCGCCGGGCGAACGGGGGCAGGCGGTCGTGGACCTGTTCCGTGTGCGCAACGGCAAGATCGTCGAACACTGGGACGTACTCCAGGACGTCCCGGCCACGTCGGCGAACGACAACACGATGTTCTGA
- a CDS encoding Uma2 family endonuclease, with product MTVLDDRIAMAESGEELTLDTMFEWLEKMPIPEGYKTEIVGGSICMAPQRDTHWEIIFDILDQLRAKYPRRRLKSDVRIDYPGHLNGFATDVTLLAEGAEPDAKRRWRCQDVELVAEVISKDTAHNDYGPKKTAYAAAEVPVYLIVDPYKGKWYLHTVPKDGDYHGEVSLDFGDEIDLTGTVVGLVLKTDEFPRD from the coding sequence ATGACCGTCCTGGACGACAGGATTGCGATGGCCGAGAGCGGTGAAGAGCTCACACTCGACACGATGTTCGAGTGGCTGGAGAAGATGCCCATCCCCGAGGGTTACAAGACGGAGATCGTCGGGGGGAGCATCTGCATGGCGCCGCAACGGGACACTCACTGGGAGATCATCTTCGACATCCTGGACCAGCTACGTGCCAAGTACCCCCGCCGGCGGCTGAAGTCCGACGTCCGCATCGACTACCCGGGGCACCTCAACGGATTCGCCACCGACGTCACGCTGCTGGCAGAGGGCGCGGAACCGGACGCCAAGCGCCGCTGGCGCTGTCAAGACGTCGAACTCGTTGCCGAAGTGATCTCCAAGGACACCGCTCACAACGACTACGGTCCGAAGAAGACCGCCTACGCCGCGGCCGAGGTCCCGGTGTACCTGATCGTCGACCCCTACAAGGGCAAGTGGTATCTCCACACCGTGCCGAAGGACGGCGACTACCACGGCGAGGTGAGCCTCGACTTCGGCGACGAGATCGACCTGACCGGGACAGTCGTCGGGCTCGTTCTCAAGACGGACGAGTTCCCCCGCGACTGA